In Paraburkholderia sp. PGU19, a single window of DNA contains:
- a CDS encoding SagB/ThcOx family dehydrogenase, translated as MTDTQLLTYEPAHGRAPAHAQGDTPAVIELPKPDMSSGAPLMKALALRASMREFSDAPLTPATLGALLWAADGINRPRTGGRTAPSAHAFNEIDLYAVMPNGVYRYDAPAHRLILKHASDARNLTGYQDFVGAAPLDLVYVVNMSRLLDMPPQRRDIFSAVAAGAMAQNVSLYCASEGLGCVVRGWINHRLLSDALKLNEDELPILAQTVGAPGTTLTSLAD; from the coding sequence ATGACCGACACGCAACTGCTGACTTACGAACCCGCGCACGGTCGTGCGCCGGCTCACGCCCAAGGCGACACTCCTGCCGTTATCGAACTGCCGAAACCCGACATGTCCTCCGGCGCGCCGCTGATGAAGGCCCTCGCGCTGCGCGCGAGCATGCGCGAGTTCTCCGACGCGCCGCTTACACCCGCCACACTCGGCGCGCTGCTGTGGGCAGCCGATGGCATCAACCGGCCGCGCACGGGTGGCCGCACCGCGCCATCGGCGCACGCATTCAATGAAATCGACCTCTACGCCGTGATGCCGAACGGCGTCTATCGATACGATGCACCTGCGCATCGGCTCATCCTGAAACATGCAAGCGATGCGCGCAATCTGACCGGTTATCAGGACTTCGTCGGCGCTGCGCCTCTGGACCTGGTCTACGTGGTCAACATGTCGCGTCTGCTCGACATGCCGCCGCAGCGGCGCGATATCTTTTCGGCCGTTGCTGCAGGGGCAATGGCGCAGAACGTGTCGCTCTACTGCGCGTCCGAGGGGCTGGGCTGCGTCGTGCGCGGCTGGATCAATCATCGTCTGCTGAGCGACGCGCTGAAGCTGAACGAAGATGAACTGCCCATTCTTGCGCAAACGGTCGGCGCGCCGGGCACGACGCTGACCTCTCTCGCGGATTGA
- a CDS encoding universal stress protein, translated as MLAIDDSEATTRAAEYAKTLFAGRATIKVVTVAQDPRTLFPLGASTQDALASARDDIVADSRAALAKIEAMFAGTTLEFGLVDLSVHRGNTADAVLDAASHWQADLIVMGMRHHHGLLRWVEGTVSEPVARRANCSLLLVPQESRVPTDKPPQRMVFALDGSACSIVGLQTGLRLASADTQLRAIYVVDRAGHVMDGAAIDLLENVYLEEGCTALERAARIFAGQGRYAETALIKTRKSRDDIPHAILRNVQDWKGELLVLGTHGRRGFERWLVGSVAARMVRLADTPVLLVRDSAAMAATT; from the coding sequence ATGCTGGCGATCGACGATTCAGAAGCAACGACACGCGCGGCCGAGTACGCGAAAACCCTGTTCGCCGGACGCGCGACGATCAAGGTCGTCACGGTTGCGCAGGACCCGCGCACGCTATTTCCACTCGGTGCAAGCACGCAAGACGCGCTCGCTTCTGCGAGAGACGACATCGTGGCCGATTCGCGCGCCGCGCTCGCCAAGATCGAGGCCATGTTTGCCGGGACGACGCTCGAATTCGGCCTGGTCGATCTTTCTGTCCACCGGGGAAATACAGCCGACGCTGTACTCGACGCCGCGTCGCACTGGCAGGCGGATCTCATTGTGATGGGCATGCGGCACCATCATGGCCTGCTGCGCTGGGTCGAAGGCACGGTGTCCGAACCAGTTGCGCGCCGCGCAAACTGCTCGTTGCTGCTGGTTCCGCAGGAGAGTCGCGTTCCAACGGACAAGCCTCCTCAACGCATGGTCTTCGCACTGGATGGCAGCGCCTGTTCGATCGTGGGATTGCAAACGGGTCTTCGGCTGGCGAGCGCGGATACCCAATTGCGCGCGATCTATGTCGTGGATCGTGCGGGCCACGTGATGGATGGCGCGGCCATCGACCTGCTGGAAAATGTCTATCTCGAAGAGGGGTGCACTGCCCTTGAGCGCGCAGCGCGCATCTTCGCCGGGCAGGGGCGCTATGCGGAGACGGCACTGATCAAGACACGTAAAAGCCGGGACGACATCCCTCACGCGATCCTACGTAACGTTCAGGACTGGAAAGGCGAACTGCTCGTTCTCGGCACTCATGGCCGGCGAGGCTTCGAACGATGGCTTGTCGGCAGCGTGGCGGCCCGCATGGTGCGGCTTGCCGACACTCCGGTATTACTCGTGCGCGACAGTGCTGCAATGGCTGCCACGACATGA
- the ftsH gene encoding ATP-dependent zinc metalloprotease FtsH, with protein sequence MFFILAVAVPLLTAQRMTTEIAYSDFQKLVAARQVADLEVTPTRITGMLDMPGAASLLPASDAAAVNSNGEPWRFTTVRVADGHLADTLAAAGIRYSGGVDSAWPGVLLSWAVPLLAMFFVWNLLWQRTGGLQQYTKMGRGNGHILVQNETGITFDDIAGIDEAKAELRQIVAFLRDAERYRRLGGKIPKGVLIVGAPGTGKTLLAKAVAGEAGVPFYSVSGAGFVEMFVGVGAARVRDLFEQAQAEAPCIIFIDELDALGKVRGAGLTSGNDEREQTLNQLLIEMDGFSSSSGVIIMAATNRPETLDPALLRPGRFDRHIAIDRPDLNGRRQILAVHTRHVKLADDVDLNELASRMPGFVGADLANVVNEAALHAAEADKQAVDMSDFDEAIDRAMTGMERKSRVINAQEKITIAYHEAGHALVANSRKHCDPVKKVSIIPRGVAALGYTQQVPTEDRYVLRESELLDRLDALLGGRVAEELVFGDVSTGAENDLDRATAMVRHMVTRYGMSGRMGLATIGESMSQPVVAGFDGWRGASCSDDTARLVDEEIRRMLDEAHARVKATLSSQRATLERIARLLLEREVLDHEMLQHAIDGASKTFEQREQIEAKPAEADVDAGQDEASCSG encoded by the coding sequence ATGTTCTTCATTCTGGCCGTCGCAGTGCCGCTCCTGACGGCGCAACGCATGACGACGGAAATTGCGTACAGCGACTTTCAGAAGCTCGTTGCCGCCAGGCAGGTCGCCGACCTCGAGGTGACGCCGACGCGCATCACGGGCATGCTCGACATGCCGGGCGCCGCTTCGCTGCTGCCGGCCTCCGACGCTGCGGCCGTGAACAGCAACGGCGAGCCGTGGCGCTTCACGACGGTGCGCGTCGCCGACGGCCACCTGGCTGACACCCTCGCGGCAGCGGGCATCCGATATTCGGGTGGGGTCGACAGTGCGTGGCCGGGCGTGCTGCTGTCCTGGGCCGTGCCGTTGCTGGCGATGTTCTTCGTGTGGAATCTGTTATGGCAGCGCACGGGTGGTTTGCAGCAGTACACGAAGATGGGCCGTGGCAACGGTCATATTCTCGTGCAGAACGAGACAGGCATTACCTTCGACGACATCGCGGGCATCGATGAAGCCAAAGCGGAGCTTCGACAGATCGTCGCGTTTCTGCGCGATGCCGAACGGTATCGCCGGCTTGGCGGCAAGATCCCGAAGGGCGTGCTGATCGTCGGCGCGCCGGGCACGGGCAAGACGCTGCTTGCCAAAGCCGTGGCGGGTGAAGCGGGCGTGCCGTTCTATTCGGTGAGCGGCGCTGGATTTGTCGAGATGTTCGTCGGCGTGGGCGCAGCTCGCGTGCGGGATCTTTTCGAACAGGCGCAGGCCGAGGCGCCATGCATCATTTTCATCGACGAACTGGATGCCCTCGGCAAAGTACGCGGAGCCGGCCTGACGTCCGGCAATGACGAGCGCGAGCAGACGCTCAACCAGTTGCTGATCGAGATGGACGGCTTCAGTTCCAGTTCGGGTGTGATCATCATGGCGGCGACGAACCGCCCGGAGACGCTCGATCCTGCCTTGCTGCGTCCCGGCCGGTTCGACAGGCATATCGCCATCGACAGGCCCGACCTCAACGGCCGCCGTCAGATTCTCGCGGTGCATACGCGCCACGTGAAGCTGGCGGACGACGTCGATCTGAACGAACTGGCGTCCCGCATGCCGGGCTTCGTCGGCGCGGACCTCGCGAATGTCGTCAACGAAGCTGCGCTGCATGCCGCCGAAGCCGACAAGCAGGCCGTCGACATGTCCGACTTCGATGAAGCAATCGACCGCGCGATGACGGGCATGGAACGGAAGAGCCGCGTGATAAACGCGCAGGAAAAGATCACGATCGCGTATCACGAGGCCGGTCACGCGCTCGTCGCGAATAGCCGCAAGCATTGCGATCCCGTCAAGAAAGTATCGATCATTCCGCGCGGCGTCGCCGCGCTCGGTTACACGCAGCAGGTGCCGACGGAAGACCGCTATGTGCTGCGCGAAAGCGAACTGCTCGACCGTCTCGATGCGCTGCTCGGCGGGCGCGTCGCCGAGGAACTGGTCTTCGGCGATGTATCGACGGGCGCGGAGAACGATCTCGATCGTGCGACGGCGATGGTGCGGCACATGGTGACCCGCTACGGGATGAGCGGGCGCATGGGGCTCGCGACGATCGGCGAGTCCATGAGCCAGCCCGTCGTTGCGGGATTCGACGGCTGGCGCGGTGCGTCTTGCAGCGACGACACGGCGCGTCTTGTCGACGAGGAAATTCGCCGGATGCTCGACGAGGCGCACGCACGCGTCAAAGCCACGCTCTCCAGCCAGCGCGCGACGCTCGAGCGCATCGCCCGCTTGCTGCTCGAACGTGAAGTGCTCGATCACGAGATGCTGCAACACGCGATCGACGGCGCATCGAAGACGTTCGAGCAGCGCGAGCAGATCGAGGCTAAGCCTGCCGAGGCGGATGTCGATGCGGGACAGGACGAGGCGTCGTGTTCAGGATGA
- a CDS encoding poly-beta-hydroxybutyrate polymerase N-terminal domain-containing protein, with the protein MATLPLTADDKPQPLPDQTARLTTPASAPPAFQGDAQGHAQTGCHGEGRSHPVLSRDPLDRAAHAGVAALTGGLSPTSVVLAFMDWALYMTVAPGRFAGACERGRIGERRGCTGRKAYKRGAAKARVRARGSAFRG; encoded by the coding sequence GTGGCAACGCTTCCCCTCACGGCCGACGACAAGCCTCAACCATTGCCGGACCAAACGGCTCGACTCACGACGCCCGCGTCTGCGCCTCCCGCTTTCCAGGGCGATGCACAGGGCCATGCCCAGACCGGTTGTCACGGAGAAGGCCGCTCTCACCCCGTACTTTCGCGCGACCCGCTCGACCGCGCGGCGCATGCCGGCGTCGCCGCTTTGACGGGCGGCCTGTCTCCGACCTCCGTGGTGCTTGCCTTCATGGATTGGGCGCTGTACATGACCGTCGCGCCCGGGAGGTTTGCTGGCGCTTGCGAGCGAGGCCGTATCGGCGAGCGCCGAGGTTGCACAGGGCGCAAGGCGTACAAGCGTGGCGCGGCCAAAGCACGAGTACGCGCCCGAGGATCCGCGTTTCGCGGATGA
- a CDS encoding Hsp20/alpha crystallin family protein, whose product MSNLTRFDPFSLDPVVSDLFQGFFRPMRSMATPQDAELASMKIDVTENDGAYTVKAELPGLDKKDIDVHIDGRIVSINAKVERNKEEKEGERVIRRERYSGAFSRSFSLAGEVDEATATAEYKDGVLSLSLPKKAPTDQKRLTIS is encoded by the coding sequence ATGAGCAATCTGACGCGTTTTGATCCGTTCTCGCTGGACCCGGTCGTTTCTGATCTGTTTCAGGGTTTCTTCCGGCCCATGCGGTCGATGGCGACGCCTCAGGACGCCGAGCTTGCATCAATGAAGATCGACGTGACGGAAAACGATGGCGCGTACACGGTGAAGGCCGAGCTTCCCGGCCTCGACAAGAAGGATATCGACGTGCACATCGATGGGCGCATCGTGTCGATCAACGCAAAAGTCGAGCGGAACAAGGAAGAAAAAGAAGGCGAACGCGTGATCCGGCGCGAGCGCTATTCCGGCGCGTTCAGCCGCTCGTTCTCGCTCGCGGGCGAGGTGGATGAGGCGACCGCGACGGCCGAATACAAGGACGGTGTGCTTTCGCTGAGCCTGCCGAAAAAGGCGCCGACCGACCAGAAGCGCCTGACGATCAGCTGA